In Elaeis guineensis isolate ETL-2024a chromosome 1, EG11, whole genome shotgun sequence, a genomic segment contains:
- the LOC105035040 gene encoding uncharacterized protein isoform X1, which produces MSILERLSEKGTMPYNIHSPMRNWYHFVTYSRQAILLWTSLTVVLCNCSPSFKCPLEEYEALLELRYSLLHNNLPSPPTWGRERDCCLWEGVTCNNRTHQVMKLTLSSLEEYDELANWQLNFNIFFSFHELRLLDLSNINIGGLQSQIDISRFKKLKILDLSNNQLTGTIPLSFKNQSSLRVLNLQGNYLNGTLDVQDISGFQKLKILDLSFNGLTGTIPLSFRNLSSLSALYLRGNMLNGTLHVQDKSRFRKLKILDLSDNSLTGTIPLYLKNLSSLNALYLGGNMLNGTLHMQDKSRFKKLKILDLIDNSNTGTIPLYLKNPSSHNALYLGGNMLNGTLHMQDKLGFRKLKILDLSDNSLTGTISLYLKNLSSLNALYLRGNMLNGTLHMQDKSGFRKLKILDLSGNSLTGTIPLYLKNLSSLNALYLSQNMLNGTLHMQDNLGFRKLKILDLSDNSLTGTISLYLKNLSSLNALYLRGNMLNGTLHMQDKSGFRKLKILDLRGNSLTGTIPLYLKNLSSLNALYLSQNMLNGTLHMQDKLGFRKLKILDLSYNKFTGTIPLLFGNLSSLSALYLRRSILNGTLHMQGLLGMRKLRVLDLGFNQLTGGIPIALGNLSSLNSLYLGQNSLTGSVPSQALSRLENLRHLDLSGNQLNGSLPLSLKKLVSLQYLDLSNNLMKGNIPACIFAGLVSLKSLDLSHNLFDGHFSFSSFANPSKLVSLQYLDLSNNLMKGNIPARIFAGLVSLQYLDLSYNLFDGHFSFSSFGNLSRLEYIDLSNNEELFIHLDRGKFVPSLQLRILILSHCNLDANLHASSSFIASQCMLQALDLSHNNLRGNFPNWLFKNLTRLIFLNLRNNSIKGEFQFPKHLNTSMSQIDISMNLLNGSIPTDIGTIFSYMEALNLSSNYLTKNIPSSFGSMNSLYFLDLSNNLLSGEVPTHLMGPNLIVLKLSNNKLHGQLRCPNHSLGLPSHIYLDGNNFTGTLRSILSQPLSLLDVHNNQLSGTIPQSIGLVSSLISLNLAGNHFHGQIPNHICNLTFLYVLDLSHNNLSGPLPHCFQSSELVLLKFTGNALTGTIPSNYFNISDLTALDVSNNQLSGKLPRQIGENIPLEILVLSGNSLEGPVPIELCKLQSLHVLDLSQNNISGSIPSCFGKMHFRKSDSAHQYLSVVGELGFGSRWEVNTGVESYITEIMIVDLISKGNLYAYRTDYLVLMSAIDLSANKLTGNIPLEIGNLDELVQLNLSHNQLTGPIPQTFSKLHQIESLDLSHNQLSGVIPSQLTQLKFLEVFSVAYNILSGCTPDFKDQFATFNVSSYEGNIGLHGPPLEKTCTSDSSPTVEVEENQDDSSVDDAIFFAILVASFAAGFWGCISFLLCHHTGQHIRSIMNGYVDLLTERILMAVDKWICMQRNRK; this is translated from the exons ATGTCCATCTTGGAGAGGCTAAGCGAAAAGG GTACCATGCCTTACAACATTCACTCCCCAATGAGGAATTGGTACCACTTTGTCACCTATTCAAGGCAAGCAATTTTGTTATGGACTTCACTGACTGTAGTTCTATGCAACTGTAGCCCCAGCTTCAAGTGTCCTTTGGAGGAGTATGAAGCTCTATTAGAGCTTAGATATTCTCTCCTTCATAATAACCTCCCTTCACCACCTACATGGGGAAGAGAAAGAGACTGCTGCCTTTGGGAGGGAGTAACTTGCAACAATAGAACACATCAAGTGATGAAGCTGACGCTATCGAGCCTAGAAGAATATGATGAATTGGCGAATTGGCAATTGAATTTCaacatttttttctcctttcatgAGCTCCGACTACTTGACTTGTCCAACATTAATATTGGAGGATTGCAATCACAGATAG ATATATCAAGATTCAAAAAGTTGAAAATCCTTGATCTCAGCAATAACCAACTCACTGGAACTATTCCGTTATCTTTTAAAAATCAATCTTCGCTTAGGGTCCTAAATCTGCAAGGCAACTATCTAAATGGCACACTTGATGTGCAAG ATATATCAGGATTCCAAAAATTGAAAATTCTTGATCTCAGCTTTAACGGGCTCACTGGAACTATTCCATTATCGTttagaaatctatcttcacttagtgcCCTATATCTAAGAGGCAACATGCTAAATGGCACCCTTCATGTGCAAG ATAAATCAAGATTCAGAAAGTTGAAGATCCTTGATCTCAGTGATAACAGCCTCACTGGGACTATTCCATTATATctcaaaaatctatcttcacttaatgcCCTATATCTAGGGGGCAACATGCTAAATGGCACACTTCATATGCAAG ACAAATCAAGATTCAAAAAGTTAAAAATTCTTGATCTCATTGATAACAGCAACACTGGGACTATTCCATTATATTTGAAAAATCCATCTTCACATAATGCCTTATATCTAGGAGGCAACATGCTAAATGGCACACTTCATATGCAAG ATAAATTAGGATTCAGAAAGTTGAAGATCCTTGATCTTAGTGATAACAGCCTCACTGGGACTATTTCATTATATctcaaaaatctatcttcacttaacgCCCTATATCTAAGGGGCAACATGCTAAATGGCACACTTCATATGCAAG ATAAATCAGGATTCAGAAAGTTGAAGATCCTTGATCTCAGTGGTAACAGCCTCACTGGGACTATTCCATTATATctcaaaaatctatcttcacttaatgcCCTATATCTATCGCAGAACATGCTAAATGGCACACTTCATATGCAAG ATAATTTAGGATTCAGAAAGTTGAAGATCCTTGATCTTAGTGATAACAGCCTCACTGGGACTATTTCATTATATctcaaaaatctatcttcacttaatgcCCTATATCTAAGGGGCAACATGCTAAATGGCACACTTCATATGCAAG ATAAATCGGGATTCAGAAAGTTGAAGATCCTTGATCTTCGTGGTAACAGTCTCACTGGGACTATTCCATTATATctcaaaaatctatcttcacttaatgcCCTATATCTATCGCAGAACATGCTAAATGGCACACTTCATATGCAAG ATAAATTAGGATTCAGAAAGTTGAAAATCCTTGATCTCAGCTATAACAAGTTCACTGGAACTATTCCATTATTGTTTGGAAATCTATCATCACTTAGTGCCCTATATCTAAGGAGGAGCATATTAAATGGCACACTTCATATGCAAG GCCTTCTGGGAATGCGGAAGCTTAGAGTGCTTGATCTTGGATTTAATCAGCTCACAGGAGGGATACCCATAGCCTTGGGAAATTTATCTTCCCTTAATTCCTTATATTTGGGTCAAAATAGTCTAACAGGTTCAGTGCCTTCACAAG CGCTCAGTAGACTGGAGAACCTACGTCATTTGGATCTCTCTGGCAACCAACTAAATGGAAGTCTTCCGTTATCTCTAAAGAAACTAGTTTCTCTTCAATATTTAGATCTTTCTAATAACTTGATGAAGGGTAATATTCCAGCATGCATCTTTGCAGGTCTTGTTTCTCTTAAATCTTTAGATCTTTCTCACAACCTATTTGATGGGCATTTCTCATTTTCCTCCTTTGCTAATCCTTCAAAACTAGTTTCTCTTCAATATTTAGATCTTTCTAATAACCTGATGAAGGGTAATATTCCAGCACGCATCTTTGCAGGTCTTGTTTCACTTCAGTATCTAGATCTTTCTTATAACCTATTTGATGGGCATTTCTCATTTTCCTCCTTTGGTAATCTTTCAAGGCTAGAATATATCGACTTGTCAAACAATGAGGAATTATTTATACATCTTGACAGAGGAAAGTTTGTTCCATCCTTGCAGCTACGGATCCTCATCTTGTCACATTGTAACCTTGATGCGAACCTCCATGCTTCCTCATCTTTTATTGCTTCCCAATGCATGTTACAAGCTCTTGATCTTTCCCACAATAACTTGAGAGGAAATTTTCCCAATTGGTTGTTCAAAAATCTAACTAGACTGATATTTCTCAACTTGAGAAACAACTCAATAAAGGGTGAGTTTCAATTCCCAAAGCATCTGAATACAAGCATGTCCCAAATTGATATCTCTATGAATTTGCTCAATGGATCGATTCCTACAGACATCGGCacaatattttcatatatggaggCCCTAAATTTATCCTCAAATTATCTAActaaaaatattccttcatcattTGGAAGTATGAATTCTCTATATTTTTTGGATTTATCCAATAATCTATTATCCGGTGAAGTACCAACTCACCTGATGGGTCCTAATTTGATTGTCTTGAAGCTTTCCAACAACAAATTGCATGGGCAGTTACGTTGTCCAAATCATAGTCTTGGTCTTCCTTCACATATTTATTTGGATGGGAACAATTTTACCGGAACGTTGCGGAGCATTCTATCACAACCATTATCGCTATTGGATGTCCACAATAACCAATTATCGGGTACAATTCCACAGAGTATAGGACTTGTTTCCAGTCTAATTAGTCTCAACCTCGCAGGAAATCATTTCCATGGCCAAATACCAAATCATATATGTAATCTAACATTTCTTTACGTGTTAGACTTATCCCATAATAACCTCTCCGGGCCATTACCTCATTGCTTCCAATCATCCGAACTAGTGCTTCTCAAGTTCACTGGGAATGCTTTAACAGGCACAATTCcaagtaattattttaatatttcagACCTTACAGCATTGGATGTCAGCAATAACCAGCTTTCAGGTAAACTGCCAAGACAGATAGGAGAAAATATACCTTTGGAGATTCTTGTTCTTAGTGGAAACTCACTTGAAGGCCCTGTACCAATTGAGTTATGCAAGCTACAGTCTTTACATGTTCTGGATCTTTCGCAAAACAATATTTCAGGATCAATACCCTCTTGCTTTGGCAAAATGCACTTCAGAAAATCTGATTCAGCACATCAATATTTGTCTGTCGTTGGCGAATTGGGTTTTGGTAGTCGATGGGAAGTCAATACGGGTGTGGAGTCTTACATAACTGAGATAATGATTGTAGACCTCATCAGCAAAGGCAACTTATATGCCTACAGAACGGATTATTTGGTTCTGATGTCTGCAATTGATTTGTCAGCAAACAAGCTGACTGGAAACATCCCACTAGAAATTGGAAATCTGGATGAGCTTGTACAATTGAATCTATCACACAATCAGCTAACAGGTCCAATCCCACAAACTTTCTCAAAACTCCATCAGATTGAGAGCTTGGATTTATCACACAATCAGTTGAGTGGTGTGATACCTTCGCAATTGACTCAACTAAAGTTCTTAGAGGTCTTTTCAGTGGCCTACAATATCTTATCTGGATGTACACCGGATTTCAAAGATCAATTTGCCACATTTAACGTGAGTAGCTATGAGGGTAATATTGGAT
- the LOC105035040 gene encoding uncharacterized protein isoform X8, producing the protein MLLYELCKDEMRSKCVLGTMPYNIHSPMRNWYHFVTYSRQAILLWTSLTVVLCNCSPSFKCPLEEYEALLELRYSLLHNNLPSPPTWGRERDCCLWEGVTCNNRTHQVMKLTLSSLEEYDELANWQLNFNIFFSFHELRLLDLSNINIGGLQSQIDISRFKKLKILDLSNNQLTGTIPLSFKNQSSLRVLNLQGNYLNGTLDVQDISGFQKLKILDLSFNGLTGTIPLSFRNLSSLSALYLRGNMLNGTLHVQDKSRFRKLKILDLSDNSLTGTIPLYLKNLSSLNALYLGGNMLNGTLHMQDKSRFKKLKILDLIDNSNTGTIPLYLKNPSSHNALYLGGNMLNGTLHMQDKLGFRKLKILDLSDNSLTGTISLYLKNLSSLNALYLRGNMLNGTLHMQDKSGFRKLKILDLSGNSLTGTIPLYLKNLSSLNALYLSQNMLNGTLHMQDNLGFRKLKILDLSDNSLTGTISLYLKNLSSLNALYLRGNMLNGTLHMQGLLGMRKLRVLDLGFNQLTGGIPIALGNLSSLNSLYLGQNSLTGSVPSQALSRLENLRHLDLSGNQLNGSLPLSLKKLVSLQYLDLSNNLMKGNIPACIFAGLVSLKSLDLSHNLFDGHFSFSSFANPSKLVSLQYLDLSNNLMKGNIPARIFAGLVSLQYLDLSYNLFDGHFSFSSFGNLSRLEYIDLSNNEELFIHLDRGKFVPSLQLRILILSHCNLDANLHASSSFIASQCMLQALDLSHNNLRGNFPNWLFKNLTRLIFLNLRNNSIKGEFQFPKHLNTSMSQIDISMNLLNGSIPTDIGTIFSYMEALNLSSNYLTKNIPSSFGSMNSLYFLDLSNNLLSGEVPTHLMGPNLIVLKLSNNKLHGQLRCPNHSLGLPSHIYLDGNNFTGTLRSILSQPLSLLDVHNNQLSGTIPQSIGLVSSLISLNLAGNHFHGQIPNHICNLTFLYVLDLSHNNLSGPLPHCFQSSELVLLKFTGNALTGTIPSNYFNISDLTALDVSNNQLSGKLPRQIGENIPLEILVLSGNSLEGPVPIELCKLQSLHVLDLSQNNISGSIPSCFGKMHFRKSDSAHQYLSVVGELGFGSRWEVNTGVESYITEIMIVDLISKGNLYAYRTDYLVLMSAIDLSANKLTGNIPLEIGNLDELVQLNLSHNQLTGPIPQTFSKLHQIESLDLSHNQLSGVIPSQLTQLKFLEVFSVAYNILSGCTPDFKDQFATFNVSSYEGNIGLHGPPLEKTCTSDSSPTVEVEENQDDSSVDDAIFFAILVASFAAGFWGCISFLLCHHTGQHIRSIMNGYVDLLTERILMAVDKWICMQRNRK; encoded by the exons ATGCTTTTATATGAATTGTGCAAGGACGAGATGAGAAGCAAATGTGTATTAGGTACCATGCCTTACAACATTCACTCCCCAATGAGGAATTGGTACCACTTTGTCACCTATTCAAGGCAAGCAATTTTGTTATGGACTTCACTGACTGTAGTTCTATGCAACTGTAGCCCCAGCTTCAAGTGTCCTTTGGAGGAGTATGAAGCTCTATTAGAGCTTAGATATTCTCTCCTTCATAATAACCTCCCTTCACCACCTACATGGGGAAGAGAAAGAGACTGCTGCCTTTGGGAGGGAGTAACTTGCAACAATAGAACACATCAAGTGATGAAGCTGACGCTATCGAGCCTAGAAGAATATGATGAATTGGCGAATTGGCAATTGAATTTCaacatttttttctcctttcatgAGCTCCGACTACTTGACTTGTCCAACATTAATATTGGAGGATTGCAATCACAGATAG ATATATCAAGATTCAAAAAGTTGAAAATCCTTGATCTCAGCAATAACCAACTCACTGGAACTATTCCGTTATCTTTTAAAAATCAATCTTCGCTTAGGGTCCTAAATCTGCAAGGCAACTATCTAAATGGCACACTTGATGTGCAAG ATATATCAGGATTCCAAAAATTGAAAATTCTTGATCTCAGCTTTAACGGGCTCACTGGAACTATTCCATTATCGTttagaaatctatcttcacttagtgcCCTATATCTAAGAGGCAACATGCTAAATGGCACCCTTCATGTGCAAG ATAAATCAAGATTCAGAAAGTTGAAGATCCTTGATCTCAGTGATAACAGCCTCACTGGGACTATTCCATTATATctcaaaaatctatcttcacttaatgcCCTATATCTAGGGGGCAACATGCTAAATGGCACACTTCATATGCAAG ACAAATCAAGATTCAAAAAGTTAAAAATTCTTGATCTCATTGATAACAGCAACACTGGGACTATTCCATTATATTTGAAAAATCCATCTTCACATAATGCCTTATATCTAGGAGGCAACATGCTAAATGGCACACTTCATATGCAAG ATAAATTAGGATTCAGAAAGTTGAAGATCCTTGATCTTAGTGATAACAGCCTCACTGGGACTATTTCATTATATctcaaaaatctatcttcacttaacgCCCTATATCTAAGGGGCAACATGCTAAATGGCACACTTCATATGCAAG ATAAATCAGGATTCAGAAAGTTGAAGATCCTTGATCTCAGTGGTAACAGCCTCACTGGGACTATTCCATTATATctcaaaaatctatcttcacttaatgcCCTATATCTATCGCAGAACATGCTAAATGGCACACTTCATATGCAAG ATAATTTAGGATTCAGAAAGTTGAAGATCCTTGATCTTAGTGATAACAGCCTCACTGGGACTATTTCATTATATctcaaaaatctatcttcacttaatgcCCTATATCTAAGGGGCAACATGCTAAATGGCACACTTCATATGCAAG GCCTTCTGGGAATGCGGAAGCTTAGAGTGCTTGATCTTGGATTTAATCAGCTCACAGGAGGGATACCCATAGCCTTGGGAAATTTATCTTCCCTTAATTCCTTATATTTGGGTCAAAATAGTCTAACAGGTTCAGTGCCTTCACAAG CGCTCAGTAGACTGGAGAACCTACGTCATTTGGATCTCTCTGGCAACCAACTAAATGGAAGTCTTCCGTTATCTCTAAAGAAACTAGTTTCTCTTCAATATTTAGATCTTTCTAATAACTTGATGAAGGGTAATATTCCAGCATGCATCTTTGCAGGTCTTGTTTCTCTTAAATCTTTAGATCTTTCTCACAACCTATTTGATGGGCATTTCTCATTTTCCTCCTTTGCTAATCCTTCAAAACTAGTTTCTCTTCAATATTTAGATCTTTCTAATAACCTGATGAAGGGTAATATTCCAGCACGCATCTTTGCAGGTCTTGTTTCACTTCAGTATCTAGATCTTTCTTATAACCTATTTGATGGGCATTTCTCATTTTCCTCCTTTGGTAATCTTTCAAGGCTAGAATATATCGACTTGTCAAACAATGAGGAATTATTTATACATCTTGACAGAGGAAAGTTTGTTCCATCCTTGCAGCTACGGATCCTCATCTTGTCACATTGTAACCTTGATGCGAACCTCCATGCTTCCTCATCTTTTATTGCTTCCCAATGCATGTTACAAGCTCTTGATCTTTCCCACAATAACTTGAGAGGAAATTTTCCCAATTGGTTGTTCAAAAATCTAACTAGACTGATATTTCTCAACTTGAGAAACAACTCAATAAAGGGTGAGTTTCAATTCCCAAAGCATCTGAATACAAGCATGTCCCAAATTGATATCTCTATGAATTTGCTCAATGGATCGATTCCTACAGACATCGGCacaatattttcatatatggaggCCCTAAATTTATCCTCAAATTATCTAActaaaaatattccttcatcattTGGAAGTATGAATTCTCTATATTTTTTGGATTTATCCAATAATCTATTATCCGGTGAAGTACCAACTCACCTGATGGGTCCTAATTTGATTGTCTTGAAGCTTTCCAACAACAAATTGCATGGGCAGTTACGTTGTCCAAATCATAGTCTTGGTCTTCCTTCACATATTTATTTGGATGGGAACAATTTTACCGGAACGTTGCGGAGCATTCTATCACAACCATTATCGCTATTGGATGTCCACAATAACCAATTATCGGGTACAATTCCACAGAGTATAGGACTTGTTTCCAGTCTAATTAGTCTCAACCTCGCAGGAAATCATTTCCATGGCCAAATACCAAATCATATATGTAATCTAACATTTCTTTACGTGTTAGACTTATCCCATAATAACCTCTCCGGGCCATTACCTCATTGCTTCCAATCATCCGAACTAGTGCTTCTCAAGTTCACTGGGAATGCTTTAACAGGCACAATTCcaagtaattattttaatatttcagACCTTACAGCATTGGATGTCAGCAATAACCAGCTTTCAGGTAAACTGCCAAGACAGATAGGAGAAAATATACCTTTGGAGATTCTTGTTCTTAGTGGAAACTCACTTGAAGGCCCTGTACCAATTGAGTTATGCAAGCTACAGTCTTTACATGTTCTGGATCTTTCGCAAAACAATATTTCAGGATCAATACCCTCTTGCTTTGGCAAAATGCACTTCAGAAAATCTGATTCAGCACATCAATATTTGTCTGTCGTTGGCGAATTGGGTTTTGGTAGTCGATGGGAAGTCAATACGGGTGTGGAGTCTTACATAACTGAGATAATGATTGTAGACCTCATCAGCAAAGGCAACTTATATGCCTACAGAACGGATTATTTGGTTCTGATGTCTGCAATTGATTTGTCAGCAAACAAGCTGACTGGAAACATCCCACTAGAAATTGGAAATCTGGATGAGCTTGTACAATTGAATCTATCACACAATCAGCTAACAGGTCCAATCCCACAAACTTTCTCAAAACTCCATCAGATTGAGAGCTTGGATTTATCACACAATCAGTTGAGTGGTGTGATACCTTCGCAATTGACTCAACTAAAGTTCTTAGAGGTCTTTTCAGTGGCCTACAATATCTTATCTGGATGTACACCGGATTTCAAAGATCAATTTGCCACATTTAACGTGAGTAGCTATGAGGGTAATATTGGAT